A region of Paenibacillus thiaminolyticus DNA encodes the following proteins:
- a CDS encoding mandelate racemase/muconate lactonizing enzyme family protein yields the protein MRIQQIETFPLFYRLARPYGDANGPKMYRTSYMIRVTTDTGVTGWGECADWLPTLHSGFHERIIPFMLGKPVFERGTWLRTIQNWHSRAAAAVSMACTEIMAQASGLSVCGLWGGKQRDRVPVYASFQSYSKDADWKQLSLQQVERALSDGFDKIKLKIGGKSLAEDQDHVREVQKLLSSGIGLALDANQSYDATAALQWQPLLQSWPNLMWLEEPLPVAQVEEYALLRQRIAVPIAGGENLGSAAAFLPLLTRRAIDIITPDPMHMAGIDEYRHTVGLARTFGMRAAPHAYDGALSRLYAMFAQACIEPWTKMDKDSIEPVEWDVMDNPFTRLVPLRPKNGAVTLPEGTGIGVELDLDLLAFYQWDGSAYA from the coding sequence TTGCGGATACAGCAGATCGAGACCTTTCCGCTCTTCTATCGTCTTGCCCGGCCATATGGCGATGCCAATGGCCCGAAAATGTACCGGACGAGTTATATGATCCGGGTGACAACCGACACCGGCGTTACCGGATGGGGAGAATGCGCCGACTGGCTGCCGACGCTGCACTCCGGCTTCCATGAGCGGATTATTCCTTTTATGCTAGGCAAGCCGGTCTTCGAGCGCGGCACTTGGCTGCGGACGATCCAGAATTGGCATTCGCGCGCGGCTGCAGCCGTCAGCATGGCATGCACGGAAATTATGGCCCAAGCGTCCGGTCTGTCGGTATGCGGCCTGTGGGGCGGCAAGCAGCGGGATCGCGTGCCCGTATACGCGTCTTTCCAATCGTACAGCAAAGACGCGGATTGGAAGCAGCTGTCCCTGCAGCAAGTGGAAAGGGCATTGAGCGACGGATTCGACAAGATCAAGCTAAAAATCGGCGGAAAGTCTCTCGCTGAGGATCAGGATCATGTGCGGGAGGTGCAGAAGCTGCTGTCGAGCGGCATCGGCTTGGCCCTCGACGCGAATCAGAGCTATGACGCCACGGCGGCGCTGCAATGGCAGCCGCTGCTGCAGTCGTGGCCCAATCTGATGTGGCTGGAGGAGCCGCTTCCTGTGGCGCAGGTCGAAGAGTACGCGCTGCTGAGACAGCGGATCGCCGTCCCGATTGCCGGCGGAGAAAATCTTGGCTCGGCAGCGGCCTTCCTGCCCTTGCTGACGCGCCGGGCGATAGATATCATTACGCCCGATCCGATGCATATGGCCGGGATCGATGAATACAGGCATACGGTAGGCCTGGCGCGCACATTCGGCATGCGCGCGGCTCCGCATGCCTATGACGGGGCGCTGTCCCGCTTATACGCCATGTTCGCCCAGGCATGTATCGAACCGTGGACCAAAATGGACAAGGATTCGATCGAGCCGGTGGAATGGGACGTGATGGACAATCCGTTCACCCGCCTTGTCCCGCTGCGGCCGAAGAACGGTGCCGTCACCCTTCCTGAAGGAACGGGGATTGGAGTTGAACTGGATCTAGACCTGCTCGCGTTCTATCAATGGGACGGCAGCGCCTACGCCTAG
- the thrS gene encoding threonine--tRNA ligase, with protein sequence MEIKVTFPDNSNRRYTQGTTIADVAASISTSLKKQAIAGKIDGALVDLNRTIEHDSLVEIITQDSLEGLGILRHSTAHVMAQAIQRIYGADQVKLGIGPVIEDGFYYDIDIERPLSTEDLAAIEHEMSRIIQQNLPIERQVLGREEALRLFEQREEPLKLELIDDLPADAVISIYKQGEFVDLCRGPHMPSTGRVKAFKLQKVSGAYWRGDANNKMLQRIYGTAFVKQEQLDEHLHRLEEAKKRDHRKLGTELGLFMFSEEAPGMPFYLLNGMTIRTELENFSRELQRQRGYEEVRTPFMMNNRLWEQSGHWDHYKDNMYFTKVDETTFALKPMNCPGHMLIFKNSLHSYRELPIRLGEFGQVHRHEMSGALNGMLRVRTFCQDDAHIFVRPDQIESEINEVMSLIDELYNIFGFEYKIELSTRPEDSMGSEALWNEAERALKQVLDRRGADYRINEGDGAFYGPKIDFHILDALKRSWQCGTIQLDFQMPEKFGLAYIGEDSQKHRPVVIHRAMYGSIDRFIGILTEHYAGAFPLWLAPVQAKVLPVSEMFTDYALQVKQALAARGIRAEADGRNERLGFKIREAQRAKIPYMLVVGEQEQRDGSVSVRKRGEGDLGSQPIHELAELIETEIRKRQ encoded by the coding sequence ATGGAGATCAAGGTTACATTTCCAGACAATTCGAACAGGAGGTATACGCAAGGCACGACCATCGCGGACGTGGCGGCTTCGATCAGCACCAGCTTGAAGAAGCAGGCCATTGCCGGCAAAATCGATGGCGCGCTCGTGGATCTGAACCGGACGATCGAGCATGACAGCCTTGTTGAAATTATTACGCAGGACAGCCTGGAAGGGCTGGGCATCCTGCGTCACAGTACGGCGCATGTCATGGCCCAAGCCATTCAGCGGATATATGGAGCCGATCAAGTCAAGCTTGGGATCGGTCCGGTCATTGAGGATGGTTTCTATTACGATATCGATATCGAGCGGCCGCTGTCCACGGAGGATCTGGCGGCCATTGAACACGAAATGTCGCGCATCATTCAACAGAATCTGCCGATTGAGCGGCAGGTGCTCGGCCGTGAGGAAGCGCTGCGGCTATTTGAGCAACGGGAAGAGCCGTTGAAGCTGGAATTGATTGATGATCTGCCTGCGGACGCGGTCATCAGCATTTATAAGCAAGGTGAATTTGTTGATTTGTGCCGCGGTCCGCATATGCCGTCCACCGGACGGGTCAAGGCGTTCAAGCTGCAGAAGGTATCCGGAGCCTACTGGCGGGGCGACGCGAACAACAAAATGCTGCAGCGCATCTATGGCACGGCGTTCGTGAAGCAGGAGCAGCTTGACGAGCATCTGCACCGGCTGGAGGAAGCGAAGAAGCGCGATCACCGCAAGCTGGGCACAGAACTGGGCTTGTTCATGTTCTCCGAGGAAGCGCCGGGCATGCCGTTCTATTTGCTGAACGGGATGACGATTCGCACGGAGCTGGAGAACTTCTCGCGCGAGCTGCAGCGGCAGCGCGGTTACGAGGAAGTGCGGACGCCGTTCATGATGAACAACCGGCTGTGGGAGCAGTCGGGGCATTGGGATCATTATAAGGACAATATGTACTTCACGAAGGTTGACGAGACGACATTTGCGCTGAAGCCGATGAACTGCCCGGGACATATGCTGATTTTCAAAAATAGCCTGCACTCCTACCGGGAGCTGCCGATCCGGCTTGGCGAGTTCGGTCAAGTGCATCGCCACGAGATGTCGGGCGCCTTGAACGGCATGCTTCGTGTCCGCACGTTCTGCCAGGATGACGCGCATATTTTCGTCCGCCCGGATCAGATCGAGAGCGAGATCAACGAAGTCATGTCCTTGATTGACGAACTCTACAACATTTTCGGCTTCGAGTACAAGATCGAATTGTCTACCCGGCCGGAAGATTCCATGGGATCAGAGGCGCTGTGGAACGAGGCGGAACGGGCGCTGAAGCAAGTGCTTGATCGCCGAGGCGCCGATTATCGGATCAACGAAGGAGACGGCGCCTTCTACGGGCCGAAGATCGACTTCCATATCCTCGATGCCCTGAAGCGGAGCTGGCAGTGCGGAACGATTCAACTGGACTTCCAGATGCCGGAGAAATTCGGCCTCGCCTATATCGGCGAGGATAGCCAGAAGCATCGCCCGGTCGTGATCCATCGCGCAATGTATGGCTCAATCGACCGGTTCATCGGGATTCTGACAGAGCACTATGCCGGCGCCTTCCCGCTGTGGCTGGCCCCCGTTCAAGCGAAGGTGCTGCCTGTATCCGAGATGTTCACGGATTATGCGCTTCAGGTGAAGCAGGCGCTCGCAGCGCGCGGCATCCGTGCCGAAGCCGACGGCCGCAATGAACGGCTCGGATTCAAAATACGCGAAGCCCAACGCGCCAAAATTCCTTACATGCTCGTCGTCGGGGAGCAGGAGCAGCGGGATGGAAGCGTGTCTGTACGGAAGCGGGGCGAAGGCGATCTCGGATCGCAACCCATTCACGAATTGGCGGAGCTTATCGAGACAGAAATCCGGAAGAGACAGTAG
- the bshB2 gene encoding bacillithiol biosynthesis deacetylase BshB2, producing MNRQRHIAVILPHPDDEGIIAGTLAAHVHEGTAITYACLTLGEMGRNMGNPPFASRATLPIIRKGELEEACRRIGIRDLRMWGYHDKTIEFEDEEKLADRIEALLAEVEPECVYTFYPGYSVHPDHDATGAAVVRAVGRMPAAKRPRVLCIAIATGREKLLGPADEVHDVSDYVEQKIHAIHAHKSQVRHLLGGGTVDDPAFRARYSRERFWTYLFPEEEEGARA from the coding sequence ATGAACAGACAGCGTCATATTGCCGTCATCCTGCCGCACCCGGATGACGAAGGAATCATCGCCGGCACATTGGCCGCACATGTTCACGAAGGAACGGCTATCACCTACGCCTGCCTGACATTGGGGGAGATGGGGCGGAATATGGGCAATCCTCCGTTCGCGAGCCGGGCTACGCTGCCGATCATCCGCAAGGGAGAGTTGGAGGAAGCGTGCCGCCGCATCGGCATTCGCGACCTGCGGATGTGGGGATACCATGACAAAACGATAGAATTCGAAGACGAAGAGAAGCTCGCGGACCGGATCGAAGCCTTGCTGGCGGAAGTGGAGCCCGAATGCGTCTATACCTTCTATCCCGGGTACAGCGTTCATCCGGACCATGACGCAACCGGGGCCGCCGTCGTGCGGGCAGTGGGGCGGATGCCGGCGGCCAAGCGTCCCCGCGTCCTGTGCATCGCGATTGCCACCGGCCGCGAGAAGCTGCTCGGCCCGGCGGACGAGGTTCACGATGTCAGCGATTATGTCGAGCAGAAGATTCATGCGATTCATGCGCACAAGAGCCAGGTCCGGCACCTGCTTGGCGGCGGAACGGTGGATGATCCGGCGTTCCGCGCGCGATACAGCCGGGAACGGTTCTGGACGTATCTCTTCCCCGAGGAAGAAGAAGGGGCTCGCGCATAG
- the mgtA gene encoding magnesium-translocating P-type ATPase, producing the protein MARKLKNLKNKDKLTKRIAERLIQASVLLEEDVMEEWNTRPEGLSDAEANARMEDCGKNEVAHEKPPAWYIQLLSCFANPFILILLFLAAFSYIADSDIEAVVIISTMVTVSVIITFTQEFRSARTAEKLRALVSTTTTVSREGRRQDIDNKLLVPGDIIHLSAGDMVPADVRLLAAKDVYAAESALTGEAMPVEKIDTLPSGMSRPGNTRRSNPANALELTNMCYMGTNIVSGSATAVVIATGPDTYFGSMASQLTGKAPLTSFDLGVKSITYLLIRFMLIMVPVIFFVNGFTKGDWWDALLFGLSVAVGLTPEMLPVVVAGNLAKGAATMARNKVVVKRLHAIQNLGAMDILCTDKTGTLTEDHIVLEQHLDTNGNPDRRVLEYAYLNSYHQTGLSNLLDAAILKHTEYSHLINEYKKLDEIPFDFNRRRMSVVLRASQEEHLLVCKGAMEEILDICAHVYEEGQVVPLTPERADKAQRLAQELNEDGLRVLAVAMKRVPSREEPYGIQDEQNLVLVGCLTFLDPPKPSAKEAIRALADNGVNVKVITGDNAAVACKVCQDVGIRTEAVLLGEAVDALTDEQLAEIAELTTVFAKINPLQKARIVRVLKSRGHTVGFMGDGINDAVSLKEADVGISVDTAVDIAKESADMILLEKSLMVLEQGVIEGRKTFGNMIKYIKMTASSNFGNMFSVLAASAFLPFLPMLPIHLLLQNLFYDISQLSIPWDKMDKEYLRKPQKWNAKSISRFMVFIGPISSIFDITTYALMWYVFSANSVDQQALFHSGWFIEGLLSQTLIVHMIRTEKIPFVQSTASRPVLLLTSLIMACGVALPFTGMGAAIGLVPLPLSYFPWLVATLLCYCVLTQMVKSWYIRKFGEWL; encoded by the coding sequence ATGGCACGGAAATTGAAAAATTTGAAAAATAAAGATAAACTGACGAAACGCATCGCAGAGCGCCTCATCCAGGCCTCCGTATTGCTGGAAGAAGATGTGATGGAGGAATGGAACACCCGCCCCGAGGGCCTGAGCGATGCCGAGGCTAACGCCCGGATGGAGGACTGCGGCAAAAACGAAGTGGCTCATGAAAAGCCGCCGGCATGGTATATTCAACTGTTGAGTTGCTTTGCCAATCCATTTATATTGATCCTGCTGTTCCTTGCGGCCTTCTCTTATATAGCCGATTCGGATATCGAAGCCGTAGTTATTATTTCGACTATGGTCACCGTCAGCGTCATCATCACGTTCACCCAGGAATTCCGTTCTGCGCGCACGGCGGAGAAGCTGCGGGCCCTGGTCAGCACGACGACCACGGTTAGCCGGGAAGGCCGCCGCCAGGACATCGACAACAAGCTGCTCGTGCCCGGGGATATTATTCACTTGTCCGCCGGGGACATGGTCCCGGCGGATGTCCGGCTACTCGCCGCTAAGGATGTCTATGCCGCGGAATCCGCCCTGACGGGCGAAGCGATGCCGGTCGAAAAAATCGATACGCTGCCGAGCGGCATGTCCCGGCCGGGGAATACGCGCCGAAGCAATCCCGCCAACGCGCTGGAGTTAACGAATATGTGCTACATGGGAACGAATATCGTCAGCGGCTCGGCGACGGCCGTCGTAATTGCGACGGGTCCGGATACGTACTTCGGTTCAATGGCCAGCCAGCTGACGGGCAAAGCTCCGCTCACCAGCTTCGATCTCGGCGTGAAGAGCATCACCTATCTCCTAATCCGCTTCATGCTGATTATGGTTCCGGTTATCTTTTTCGTCAACGGATTCACGAAGGGAGACTGGTGGGACGCTCTCTTGTTCGGCCTGTCGGTGGCCGTCGGACTGACGCCCGAAATGCTGCCCGTCGTCGTGGCCGGGAATCTGGCCAAAGGAGCGGCAACAATGGCCCGCAACAAAGTCGTCGTGAAGCGTCTCCACGCGATCCAGAATCTTGGCGCGATGGATATTCTGTGTACGGACAAGACGGGAACGTTGACGGAAGACCATATTGTACTGGAACAGCATCTTGACACGAACGGCAATCCGGACAGACGCGTGCTGGAATATGCTTACTTGAACAGCTACCATCAGACCGGCCTGTCTAATCTGCTGGATGCCGCCATATTGAAGCATACCGAGTATTCCCATTTGATAAATGAATATAAGAAGCTCGATGAGATTCCATTCGATTTCAACCGTCGCCGCATGTCTGTCGTCCTCCGCGCCTCGCAGGAAGAGCATCTGCTCGTGTGCAAGGGAGCGATGGAAGAAATACTCGACATCTGCGCCCATGTCTATGAGGAGGGCCAAGTCGTTCCGCTTACGCCGGAGCGGGCGGACAAAGCGCAGCGGCTCGCTCAGGAACTGAACGAAGACGGCTTGCGCGTACTCGCCGTAGCGATGAAGCGAGTCCCATCCCGGGAGGAGCCCTACGGAATCCAGGATGAGCAGAACCTTGTGCTGGTTGGCTGTCTCACCTTCCTGGATCCGCCGAAGCCTTCCGCCAAGGAGGCTATCCGGGCACTGGCAGACAACGGAGTCAATGTGAAAGTTATCACGGGAGACAATGCGGCCGTCGCCTGCAAAGTATGCCAGGATGTCGGGATCCGGACCGAGGCGGTTCTGCTTGGTGAGGCCGTGGATGCGCTGACGGATGAGCAGCTGGCCGAGATCGCGGAGCTAACTACCGTGTTCGCCAAGATCAATCCGCTGCAAAAAGCGAGAATCGTTCGTGTCCTCAAAAGCAGAGGCCATACGGTCGGGTTCATGGGCGACGGCATCAATGACGCCGTGTCGCTGAAGGAAGCGGACGTAGGCATTTCTGTCGATACCGCGGTCGATATCGCTAAGGAATCGGCGGATATGATCTTGCTGGAAAAAAGCTTAATGGTGCTGGAGCAAGGCGTCATCGAAGGACGGAAGACGTTCGGCAACATGATCAAATATATTAAAATGACCGCGAGCTCCAACTTCGGCAATATGTTCAGCGTCCTGGCAGCCAGCGCCTTCCTTCCCTTCCTGCCGATGCTGCCGATCCATTTGCTGCTGCAAAATCTGTTCTATGATATCTCCCAGCTCTCGATTCCGTGGGATAAAATGGACAAAGAGTATTTGCGGAAGCCGCAGAAATGGAATGCAAAATCGATCAGCCGATTTATGGTGTTCATCGGTCCGATCAGCTCGATCTTCGATATTACGACGTATGCCTTGATGTGGTATGTCTTCTCGGCCAATTCCGTCGATCAGCAGGCGCTGTTCCATTCCGGTTGGTTCATCGAGGGCTTGCTGTCGCAGACGCTTATCGTGCATATGATCCGCACCGAGAAAATCCCATTTGTCCAAAGCACGGCGAGCAGACCCGTCCTGCTGCTGACGAGTCTAATCATGGCATGCGGAGTGGCGCTTCCATTTACGGGAATGGGCGCTGCCATCGGCCTGGTGCCGCTGCCGCTGTCGTATTTCCCATGGCTTGTCGCGACCTTGCTCTGTTATTGCGTGCTGACCCAGATGGTCAAAAGCTGGTATATCCGTAAATTCGGAGAATGGCTGTAA
- a CDS encoding potassium-transporting ATPase subunit F: MVTVFLFLYLGYALVHPEKF; this comes from the coding sequence ATGGTTACTGTCTTTCTCTTCTTATATTTAGGCTACGCTCTGGTTCATCCGGAGAAATTCTGA
- a CDS encoding YmaF family protein, with product MEIPVTGFVHHSEEGKEHSHKLYITSWNGRPVHVHEFSGITSVNVGHRHEYAGTTEPAPSGVQHTHDYHAKTTFNAGHSHIIRGTTGPAIPLPGGGHIHMFEGVTTVNGSTPHAHHYEGRTGNEISR from the coding sequence ATGGAAATCCCGGTTACCGGATTTGTGCATCATAGCGAGGAGGGGAAGGAGCACTCCCATAAGCTATATATTACTTCTTGGAATGGGAGACCTGTGCATGTACATGAATTTTCCGGCATCACGTCCGTAAATGTCGGTCATCGGCATGAATACGCCGGAACGACGGAACCGGCCCCGAGCGGAGTGCAGCATACGCATGACTATCATGCGAAGACCACATTCAATGCCGGACATTCGCATATTATCAGAGGCACGACGGGTCCGGCCATTCCCCTGCCTGGCGGCGGGCATATTCATATGTTCGAAGGAGTCACGACCGTGAATGGAAGCACTCCCCACGCCCATCATTATGAAGGCAGAACGGGGAATGAAATCTCCCGCTAA
- a CDS encoding ribonuclease domain-containing protein has protein sequence MKVIKSVLVFLLSLLLLAGCGLDSKPSAIPDSGKQELTGFEEVANYIKSHQQLPDNFITKEEAKRLGWDARQGNLHEVAPGKSIGGDIFRNREGKLPKQKGRIWYEADINYTEGHRGKDRIVFSNDGLIYKTEDHYETFEPID, from the coding sequence TTGAAAGTCATCAAATCAGTGCTGGTCTTTCTATTGAGCTTGCTGCTGCTAGCGGGCTGCGGTCTGGACAGCAAGCCATCCGCGATTCCGGATTCGGGCAAGCAGGAGCTGACCGGCTTCGAAGAGGTTGCGAACTATATTAAGTCACACCAGCAATTGCCGGATAATTTCATCACGAAGGAGGAAGCCAAGAGGCTGGGCTGGGATGCCCGCCAAGGCAATCTGCACGAGGTTGCGCCAGGTAAAAGCATCGGCGGCGACATATTCCGCAACCGTGAAGGGAAGCTGCCCAAGCAAAAGGGCAGAATCTGGTATGAAGCGGATATCAACTATACGGAGGGCCATCGGGGGAAGGACAGAATTGTATTTTCCAACGACGGGCTGATCTATAAGACCGAAGATCATTATGAGACGTTCGAACCGATAGATTGA
- a CDS encoding barstar family protein: MRNVVVEGSSIESKEQLHTFLQEALELPEHYGRNLDALWDCLAGYVELPLTVTWLDYETSEQKLGEYGRKLLDLFEEAAEEIEGFSFVVQA, translated from the coding sequence GTGCGTAACGTAGTCGTAGAGGGAAGCTCCATCGAGAGCAAGGAGCAACTGCATACATTCCTGCAGGAAGCGCTCGAATTGCCGGAGCATTACGGCCGCAACCTGGACGCGCTATGGGATTGTCTTGCCGGATATGTCGAGCTGCCGCTTACGGTCACCTGGCTGGACTATGAGACAAGCGAGCAAAAATTGGGCGAATACGGCCGGAAGCTGCTCGATCTATTCGAAGAGGCGGCCGAGGAGATCGAAGGATTTTCGTTTGTCGTCCAGGCTTGA
- a CDS encoding YojF family protein translates to MQLIQPEKVQHALQLWREKPLYLHLEMTTGAYASHRDKTKHTASAFVTNTVIRYAEGSIAGKGPYRVGLKTPGGWVYAEGLTHWDEQAQAHGRLIMAGHDQEGRLIVSLQLSEEPF, encoded by the coding sequence ATGCAGTTGATACAGCCAGAGAAGGTGCAGCATGCGCTGCAATTATGGCGAGAGAAGCCATTATATCTCCATCTCGAGATGACGACCGGGGCCTATGCGTCTCATCGCGACAAGACGAAGCATACCGCTTCCGCCTTCGTCACCAATACCGTCATCCGCTATGCGGAAGGCTCCATCGCCGGGAAGGGACCGTACCGCGTCGGACTGAAGACGCCGGGCGGCTGGGTATACGCGGAAGGCTTGACCCATTGGGACGAGCAGGCACAGGCGCATGGCAGATTGATTATGGCGGGCCATGATCAAGAAGGCAGACTGATTGTCAGTCTGCAGCTAAGCGAAGAACCATTCTAA